The following proteins are co-located in the Equus quagga isolate Etosha38 chromosome 22, UCLA_HA_Equagga_1.0, whole genome shotgun sequence genome:
- the MFHAS1 gene encoding malignant fibrous histiocytoma-amplified sequence 1, whose amino-acid sequence MAGKDSGNLKTVRLWRDAALRARKLRSNLRQLTLSAAGADPIDSPDAPQLVLPANIGDIEVLNLGNNGLEEVPDGLGSALGSLRVLVLRRNRFARLPPAVAELGHHLTELDVSHNRLTALGAEVVSALRELRKLNLSHNQLPALPAQLGALAHLEELDVSFNRLAHLPDSLSCLYRLRTLDVDHNQLTAFPRQLLQLAALEELDVSSNRLRGLPEDISALRALKILWLSGAELGTLPSGFCELASLESLMLDNNGLQALPAQFSRLQRLKMLNLSSNLFEEFPAALLPLAGLEELYLSRNQLTSVPSLISGLSRLLTLWLDNNRIRYLPDSIVELTGLEELVLQGNQIAVLPDNFGQLSRVGLWKIKDNPLIQPPYEVCMKGIPYIAAYQKELAHSQPAVQPRLKLLLMGHKAAGKTLLRHCLTEERVEGNQGGGDKEKSYPPSPPPVSKGIEVTSWTADASRGLRFIVYDLAGDESYEVIQPFFLSPGALYVLVVNLATYEPPGFPTTVGSFLHRVGARVPHAVVCIVGTHADLCGERELEEKCLDIHRQIALQEKHDAEGLSRLAQVVDEALARDFELRSASPHAAYYGVSDKNLRRRKAHFQYLLNHRLQILSPVLPVSCRDPRQLQRLRDKLLSVAEHREIFPNLHRVLPRSWQVLEELHFQPPQAQRLWLSWWDSARLGLQAGLTEDRLQSALSYLHESGKLLYFEDSPALKEHVFHNLTRLIDILNVFFQRDPSLLLHKLLLGTSGEGEGEGESSPVVALPNPSQDLLRATQLHHYVEGFLLHGLLPAHVIRLLLKPHVQAQQDLQLLLELLEKMGLCYCLNKPKGKPLNGSTAWYKFPCYVQNEVPHAEAWINGTNLAGQSFVAEQLQIEYSFPFTFPPGLFARYSVQINSHVVHRSDGKLQIFAYRGKVPVVVSYRPAKGVLHPDTLSIASHASLPNIWTAWQAITPLVEELNVLLQEWPGLHYTVHILCSKCLKRGSPNPHAFPGELLSQPRPEGVAEIICPKNGSERVNVALVYPPTPTVISPCSKKNVGEKHRNQ is encoded by the coding sequence ATGGCTGGAAAGGACAGTGGGAACCTGAAGACGGTGAGGCTGTGGCGGGACGCCGCCCTGCGCGCCAGGAAGCTGCGGAGCAACCTGCGCCAGCTCACGCTCAGCGCGGCCGGGGCCGACCCCATCGACTCCCCCGACGCGCCCCAGCTCGTGCTGCCGGCCAACATCGGGGACATTGAGGTGCTGAACCTGGGCAACAACGGCCTGGAGGAGGTGCCCGACGGGCTGGGCTCGGCGCTGGGCAGCCTGCGTGTCCTGGTCCTGCGCAGGAACCGCTTCGCCCGCCTGCCCCCGGCGGTGGCCGAGTTGGGCCACCACCTCACTGAGCTGGACGTGAGCCACAACCGGCTGACCGCCCTGGGCGCAGAGGTGGTGAGTGCTCTGCGGGAGCTGCGCAAGCTCAACCTCAGCCACAACCAGCTGCCCGCCCTGCCCGCCCAGCTGGGCGCCCTTGCCCACCTGGAGGAGCTGGATGTTAGCTTTAACCGGCTGGCGCACCTGCCCgactccctctcctgcctctacCGCCTGCGCACCCTCGACGTGGACCACAACCAGCTCACTGCTTTTCCCCGGCAGCTGCTGCAGCTGGCGGCCCTGGAGGAGCTGGACGTGTCCAGCAACCGGCTGCGGGGCCTACCTGAGGATATCAGTGCCCTGCGTGCCCTCAAGATCCTCTGGCTCAGTGGGGCTGAGCTTGGCACCCTGCCCAGCGGCTTCTGTGAGCTGGCCAGCCTGGAGAGCCTCATGCTAGACAACAACGGGCTGCAGGCTCTGCCCGCCCAGTTCAGCCGTCTGCAGCGGCTCAAAATGCTCAACCTCTCCTCCAACCTTTTTGAGGAGTTCCCTGCCGCGCTGCTGCCCCTGGCTGGTCTGGAGGAGCTCTACCTTAGCCGCAACCAGCTCACCTCAGTGCCATCCCTCATCTCGGGCCTCAGTCGGCTTCTCACCCTGTGGCTGGATAATAACCGGATCCGCTACCTGCCGGACTCCATCGTGGAACTGACCGGCCTGGAGGAGCTGGTGCTGCAGGGGAACCAGATCGCTGTGCTGCCGGACAACTTTGGCCAGCTCTCCCGGGTGGGCCTGTGGAAGATCAAGGACAACCCACTGATCCAGCCCCCCTACGAGGTCTGTATGAAGGGGATCCCCTACATCGCAGCCTACCAGAAGGAGCTGGCTCATTCCCAGCCGGCGGTGCAGCCGCGCCTCAAGCTGCTTCTGATGGGCCATAAGGCTGCAGGAAAGACCTTACTCCGCCACTGCCTCACCgaggagagagtggagggaaACCAAGGAGGAGGGGACAAGGAGAAGAGCTACCCACCTTCACCTCCTCCCGTGAGTAAGGGCATTGAGGTGACCAGCTGGACGGCCGATGCTTCCCGGGGCCTGCGGTTCATCGTGTATGACTTAGCTGGCGATGAAAGTTACGAGGTGATCCagcccttcttcctctccccaggagCCCTTTATGTGCTGGTGGTGAACTTGGCCACCTATGAGCCACCCGGCTTTCCCACCACCGTGGGCTCCTTCTTGCATCGGGTAGGGGCCCGGGTGCCTCACGCCGTGGTGTGCATCGTGGGCACGCACGCAGACCTGTGTGGGGAGCGGGAGCTAGAGGAGAAGTGTCTGGACATCCACCGCCAGATCGCCCTGCAGGAGAAGCACGACGCGGAGGGGCTGAGCCGTCTGGCGCAGGTGGTGGACGAGGCCCTGGCCCGGGACTTCGAGCTGCGTTCCGCCAGCCCCCACGCAGCCTACTATGGGGTTTCGGACAAGAACCTTCGGCGGCGCAAGGCCCATTTTCAGTACCTGCTCAACCACCGGCTGCAGATCCTCTCCCCGGTGTTGCCTGTTAGCTGCAGGGACCCCCGCCAATTACAGCGCCTTCGGGACAAACTGCTCTCCGTGGCCGAGCACCGGGAAATCTTCCCCAACTTACACAGAGTACTGCCTCGATCCTGGCAGGTGCTGGAGGAACTGCATTTCCAGCCCCCTCAGGCGCAGCGGCTTTGGCTAAGCTGGTGGGACTCGGCGCGCCTGGGCTTGCAGGCGGGTCTGACCGAGGACCGGCTGCAGAGCGCTCTCTCCTACCTGCACGAGAGCGGCAAGCTGCTCTACTTTGAGGACAGCCCGGCGCTCAAGGAGCACGTCTTCCACAACCTCACCCGCCTCATCGACATTCTCAATGTCTTTTTCCAGAGGGATCCTTCCTTGCTGCTGCATAAGCTGCTCCTAGGGACCAGCGGAGAGGGCGAAGGCGAGGGGGAAAGCTCCCCCGTGGTGGCGCTGCCCAACCCGAGCCAGGACCTGCTGCGGGCCACCCAGCTCCATCATTATGTAGAGGGCTTTCTGCTTCATGGGCTCTTGCCAGCCCATGTCATTCGGTTGCTGCTTAAGCCTCATGTCCAGGCCCAGCAGGACTTGCAGCTgctgctggagctgctggagAAGATGGGACTCTGTTACTGCCTCAATAAACCCAAGGGCAAGCCTTTGAATGGGTCCACGGCCTGGTACAAGTTCCCATGCTATGTGCAGAACGAAGTGCCCCACGCGGAGGCCTGGATTAACGGGACCAACCTGGCGGGGCAGTCTTTCGTGGCTGAGCAACTGCAGATTGAATATAGTTTTCCCTTTACCTTCCCACCTGGGTTGTTTGCACGCTACAGCGTCCAAATCAACAGCCATGTGGTGCACAGGTCCGATGGGAAACTTCAGATCTTTGCCTATCGGGGGAAAGTTCCAGTGGTGGTGAGTTACAGACCTGCGAAGGGGGTCCTGCACCCAGACACTCTGTCCATTGCCAGCCATGCATCATTACCAAATATATGGACGGCATGGCAAGCCATAACCCCTTTGGTAGAGGAACTGAATGTCCTACTTCAGGAGTGGCCTGGACTGCACTACACCGTGCACATTCTCTGTTCTAAGTGCCTTAAGAGAGGGTCACCCAATCCACACGCTTTCCCAG